A window of the Alnus glutinosa chromosome 4, dhAlnGlut1.1, whole genome shotgun sequence genome harbors these coding sequences:
- the LOC133866171 gene encoding uncharacterized protein LOC133866171: MRVVESGHGCGGETPPPPPPPPPPPPQYMPDLRLFWDALLAAAPRPVEHAQVVGCSFVHFSRHNLPNFYGDEGPIAASDWLTSYEDLIETLPCTYAQKVDYANLKLRGETKNWWKSRKIHLITEYGQGVPIPWERFKREFNDRFFPHAQRQQCARDFQDLKQGSTTVEQYSAKFQRLSRYTPNLIPNEELKAE; encoded by the coding sequence ATGAGGGTTGTGGAATCAGGTCACGGTTGTGGCGGTGAAAcgcctccacctccaccacctcctcctccgCCTCCTCCACAATACATGCCTGATCTTAGGTTGTTTTGGGATGCATTGTTGGCCGCTGCACCTAGGCCAGTCGAGCATGCTCAAGTGGTTGGATGTTCCTTTGTTCATTTTAGCAGGCATAATTTGCCCAATTTCTATGGGGATGAGGGGCCAATTGCAGCTAGTGATTGGCTTACCTCTTATGAGGATTTGATAGAGACATTGCCCTGTACATATGCACAAAAGGTGGACTATGCAAACCTAAAGCTAAGAGGTGAGACAAAGAACTGGTGGAAGTCCAGGAAAATACACCTCATTACAGAGTATGGGCAAGGTGTTCCTATCCCTTGGGAGCGCTTTAAAAGAGAGTTTAACGATCGTTTCTTCCCACATGCCCAGAGGCAGCAATGTGCAAGAGATTTTCAAGATCTGAAACAGGGGTCTACGACAGTTGAGCAGTACTCGGCTAAATTTCAAAGGTTATCAAGGTACACCCCGAACCTTATACCTAATGAAGAATTAAAAGCTGAGTGA